The genomic window GTTCGACCTCGACGTGCTCGCACCACCAGTCGAGCTTGAGTTCAGGGCCGAGCTCGAGAGCCCGTCGGTTGCGGCCGACGCCAGAAGATGATCTGAGGTTCGTAGTCACGCCACTGGAGAGCAGACGCGTCATCGCGGCGAGCGTCGCATTCTTTGAGCTCTGCTCACCATCCCGAGCGATGGCGCGAAAGATGTAGCGCGCCCCGAGGCTAGGACGACCCGGAGAAGGCGCGAGCCTTGACTCGGCGCTGAACCCCGCGGCCACGGCTAGGGCATGTCTGGCAAGTCCTAGACCCCGATGGCTTCTGCGAGACGGCTGCGCATCGCGTCATGCTCATCTTGTGACTCCCAGGGGTGACCCGGGTCCGCCCACTACCGCCGCAAGCAGATTGCCCTTTCCCTCATCCGGCTGCTTGCGGCCTTCGTCACGCTTGCTGTCGCGGACGATCCGAAGTGGTAGTCGCTCGCCGGGCATCTCGCGACCGCTTGCGAAGCGAGTGATGGGCTGCAGGTAAGTCGCCCACGACGCCGTGATCGCTTCGAAGGAAGTCACGCGAGGAAGAACGCAAGGGTCGCCGTGATGCCGGCTAACACCAGGCCATTCAGCACGAAACCAACGATCCAGGATGCACGTGCCACGGCAGAGTCTCGGTGCGACTGGACAGCGCCGCCGACCGCAAGTCCGAGGCCGACAAGCGCCGAGCCGATGGCCATCAGTGGGACCGGGACCAGGAACGAGGCGCCGGCGATCATCCCAGCTAGCACTGAGAAGGCACCGAAGATTCCGTTTCGCGTTCTCCTGGGCGATGCCGTTTGCTGCACTTGCGGAGCCCGCGGACCCCACGAGTCCCCGTCCCACCAGCGCTGCTGAGTCGGATCGTACGGGTCCGGGTACCAGCCCGCGGGCGCGGTCAGCTGCTCGCTCATGGGCGGAGTCTAACCGCGCTGTTGCGGCGGTGTCTCGGGGCTGTCCCGGAGGCATTGCACGAGATGCGCTGCGACCCAAGATCGCGTGAATCGTCCCCCATCGGCTTGGTGGTGCCTTATTTCGCAAGAGCTTTGGTTGGACCGTCCATCCGACGATGTCCGCACCGAATCACGCTCTAGTAGTCCAAAGCGGAGGCGGCATCGTGAACCGCTCAGTCCTCGACGAGTCGCCAGACCCGACCGCGGTTCGCCTGGCCGATCCTCACTTCACCGTCCGCGGTATTCAGCGTGACGTGCCCGTTCGGAACCGAGTCGATCACGTTCAAGATGTACTGCAGCTCCTCGGCGGTCAGCTGAACGATGTCGCCGTTGGCGAGTTCGATGTGCGCCATGCGCCCAAAGGTACTCCCGGCATCAGAGCCGGCGCGCTCGTCACGTCCCCAGGACGTACCCCCTCCCACCGTTCGGGGCACCGCCCGGCGCATGCGCGCGCACGAACGCCCCGTGTACAGCCTCGAGCGCGGCCCGCAGCGTCCGGTACCGGCCGATGAGATGCTCCCCGAGCTCGGCGACGTATCCCACCTCAGGGCCGACGCGCACGATGCGCACGCGGCCGTAGTCGCGGCCTACGGAGTCCACGAGCGTCCAGACACCCGGCTCACGCTCGTCGGCGGCGAGGAACGGGTGCCAGCGCGGACGATACTCAACGGCCAACCGGCTCGTGCTCCTCTCGTGAGGCGCGCCGGCCCACGCGAGTTCAGTCCATGCTACGAGCGCTGTGCGCATCGCCGCGAGCCGGACGGCGGTGTCAGGGGGCCCGCCTACGATTGTGGTGATGCTCTACGCGTACATCGACGAGACGGGCGACCGGGGGCTGGCCGGCAAGCCCGGATCCAGCCCTATCTTCGGTATGGCAGCGATCCTCCTGACGGAGGAGTCGGCTCGTGCTGTGCGCGCCGCTGTGAAGCAGCTGCGTGTTGAGTTCCGCGTCCCCGATGGCGTTGTGATGTCGTGGAAGGAGCACCTCAAGACGCATGCAAGGCGCATGCGGGCCGGGCAGGTTCTGAGCGCCATACCGGACGTATGCCTGATCTACGTGTACTGCCAGAAGGATGCCGTCACTGGGCGGTACGTGCAGGATCGGGAACTGTTCTACAACTATGTCGCCCTGAAGATGTACAAGAGCATCCTTTGGGCGGCTCGGGCCTGGAAGGGGCCCAATGAGCGAGTCAACACGCGCTTCGGCCATGTGCGAGGCCACGACCACAGGTCGACGGAGGAATACTTCCGTGCGCAGCGTCGGTACGAACGAACTGTCCCGTGGCACATGGAGAACGGGCTGCGGTGGGTGTCGGCCGACAGGTTTCTCGAGAGTCAGGCGGCAGATCTGTATGGCGGTTTTCTCCGGTCGGCGGTGTGGCCCGACGAGTTCGGCAACGTCGAGGGGCGGTTCATCCGCGATGTGTGGCATCAGATTCGCCGGGGGAATGGTAACTGTCCCGTGCCGCTGGGCCTCATGTCGATGCCTACGAACGAGCTTGTGAAGCAGTTTGAGTGGTATGAGTGTCCACACTGTGAGGCGGCATGACAAAGGCCCGGTGGGGCCTCCAAGGGCCGATCCACTTAAGGAGTGCGGTGGCAGCACCGCTGGCGATCCTTGGCAGGCTCCACTAGGCCCGTCCCGTATACGTTAACACCCCTCGCCCACATTCGTCTGTACCCAGCTCGGGTGGGCTCTCACCGCGAGGCCGCGCGGTGTCATCTCACCACCGTCGATAGAGTGCCCCCATGAGCGAACTCGAGAACATGACGCGAGCCGAAGCCCTTCAAGCCGCTGCGGACAGCTTCCTCCACGCCGAACGAGTTTGCCTCGATGCCTCGAGCGATGCCGCACCCCGGGATGGAGCGCTCTTCTACATGTCGGATGCGCTCGGCTCCATCGCCTACGGCCTGAAGATCCTGACCGCGGCGATCGCGAGCGAGGATCGCTAGTCTCCGTTCATGGAAGCCGCTGCGCTCTGGATCTCGTTTGTCTCCGCCGCCGCGACTATCGCGGCCGCCGTCATCGCTTGGTTCGCGCGCGCGGATTCTGTAAGGGCGGGCAACGATGCGCAGGCGGCGTCGGCGCGCGCGGCGCAGGCAACTGAGCAGATGGCGCAGATTCAGTCCCGGATCTTCGATGGACCGCCGTGGGAAGTCGAATGGTTCGGAGGTGACTCGTATCTGCTCACCAACAACAGTCCAGTTGACGCCCACGACGTCCGCATCGACGGATACCCCGACGATGTCGTACTTCAGGTGGGCGAGGACCTGCCATGGGAAATCGGAGCGAAAAGCGCCGTGAAGTTCATGTTCTCGGCGAGCATGGGCCATGGCTTCGTGCGGGATGTCATCGTCACGTGGCAACGGGAGGGATCCGACGATCGCCTCACGTGGCGGCACCCGATTCCTCCGAGACTGGCGTCTCCTCGCTGAACCGGTCGCTTCCCGGCACATTCCGTTCCTGGGCGCGGGGACCGTCGGCCAGCCGAACTCTATGCGCTGTGACCGGAGATTGGCAGCGCTCGCGAAAACCGCCGAATCACGCC from Agromyces aurantiacus includes these protein-coding regions:
- a CDS encoding DUF3800 domain-containing protein, whose translation is MLYAYIDETGDRGLAGKPGSSPIFGMAAILLTEESARAVRAAVKQLRVEFRVPDGVVMSWKEHLKTHARRMRAGQVLSAIPDVCLIYVYCQKDAVTGRYVQDRELFYNYVALKMYKSILWAARAWKGPNERVNTRFGHVRGHDHRSTEEYFRAQRRYERTVPWHMENGLRWVSADRFLESQAADLYGGFLRSAVWPDEFGNVEGRFIRDVWHQIRRGNGNCPVPLGLMSMPTNELVKQFEWYECPHCEAA
- a CDS encoding DUF2510 domain-containing protein; its protein translation is MSEQLTAPAGWYPDPYDPTQQRWWDGDSWGPRAPQVQQTASPRRTRNGIFGAFSVLAGMIAGASFLVPVPLMAIGSALVGLGLAVGGAVQSHRDSAVARASWIVGFVLNGLVLAGITATLAFFLA